The following coding sequences lie in one Hyalangium ruber genomic window:
- a CDS encoding response regulator transcription factor, whose amino-acid sequence MTQPPATIFLVDDDESVLRGLRRLLRAVGYASKSFASPAEFLAQLSGDMPGCAVLDLRMPGLNGLELQQAMESKGCHLPVIFISGHGDVPASVRAMKAGAVDFLLKPFDEQQLLGAISQALLKDASARVGRTETAALHARHAVLTPREREVCTLVAQGLTNKEVAQQLGTTEKTIKVHRARVIQKLDVDSVAELVRFVDRLSQG is encoded by the coding sequence ATGACACAACCCCCTGCCACCATCTTCCTCGTGGACGACGATGAGTCCGTGCTGCGGGGGCTGAGGCGACTGCTGCGGGCCGTCGGCTATGCCTCGAAGTCCTTCGCCTCGCCCGCCGAGTTCCTCGCGCAACTGTCCGGGGACATGCCGGGCTGCGCCGTGCTGGACCTGCGAATGCCGGGGCTCAACGGGCTGGAGCTGCAGCAGGCCATGGAGTCCAAGGGCTGCCACCTGCCTGTCATCTTCATCTCCGGCCACGGGGATGTGCCGGCCAGCGTCAGGGCCATGAAGGCCGGCGCGGTGGACTTCCTCCTGAAGCCTTTTGATGAGCAACAACTGCTGGGAGCCATCTCCCAGGCCTTGCTCAAGGACGCGTCGGCGCGCGTCGGCCGCACCGAGACAGCCGCGCTGCACGCGCGTCATGCCGTCCTCACTCCCCGCGAGCGCGAGGTATGCACGCTGGTGGCCCAGGGGCTGACCAACAAGGAGGTCGCCCAGCAGCTGGGCACCACCGAGAAGACCATCAAGGTGCATCGCGCCCGCGTCATCCAGAAGCTGGACGTGGACTCGGTGGCGGAGCTGGTGCGGTTCGTGGACCGGCTGAGCCAGGGCTGA
- a CDS encoding dienelactone hydrolase family protein, with translation MRASALPAVFLVAACIASPPSAWGAGPDDEFKARIALFTYDTQAPFKLQEVSVEKRGGATVRDITFVAAPDREPVKAFLVVPDGAGPFAGVLWVHWLGEPKTTNRTQFLNEAVSLASRGVVSLLVDAMWSTPKWYGSRVPEQDYENSQRQVIALRRAMELLLSQPQVDKARVGFVGHDYGAMYGMLAAGVAPRAKTYVYIAAAPSLSDWAFFGKQPLSKADYLRQNAVLEPSDYLRQVKNASTLFQFGKQDEYVSHASTAILFGAAQSPKERRFYEAEHSMTPAKIAEERDAWLLKELAPPAAR, from the coding sequence ATGCGCGCCTCTGCTCTCCCTGCCGTGTTCCTGGTCGCTGCCTGCATTGCTTCGCCGCCCTCCGCGTGGGGCGCGGGGCCAGATGACGAGTTCAAGGCTCGGATCGCCCTCTTCACGTACGACACCCAGGCTCCGTTCAAGCTCCAGGAGGTGTCCGTCGAGAAGCGTGGGGGCGCGACCGTGCGTGACATCACCTTCGTGGCTGCGCCGGACCGCGAGCCGGTCAAGGCCTTTCTCGTCGTACCCGACGGCGCGGGCCCCTTCGCGGGAGTCCTCTGGGTGCATTGGCTCGGCGAGCCGAAGACCACCAACCGCACCCAGTTCCTGAACGAGGCCGTGAGCTTGGCCTCCCGGGGCGTGGTCTCGCTGCTGGTGGACGCCATGTGGTCGACGCCCAAGTGGTACGGGAGCCGGGTCCCCGAGCAGGACTACGAGAACTCCCAGCGTCAGGTCATCGCCTTGCGGCGAGCCATGGAGCTGCTGCTCTCGCAGCCCCAGGTGGACAAGGCCCGCGTCGGGTTCGTGGGCCACGATTACGGCGCCATGTACGGGATGCTGGCCGCCGGAGTGGCGCCGCGGGCGAAGACCTACGTGTACATCGCTGCCGCGCCCAGCCTCAGCGACTGGGCCTTCTTCGGCAAGCAGCCCCTGTCCAAGGCGGACTACCTCCGCCAGAACGCGGTCCTGGAGCCGAGCGACTACCTCCGCCAGGTGAAGAACGCGAGCACGCTCTTCCAGTTTGGAAAACAGGACGAGTACGTCTCGCATGCCAGCACCGCCATCCTGTTCGGCGCGGCCCAGTCGCCCAAGGAGCGGCGCTTCTATGAAGCCGAACACTCCATGACGCCCGCGAAGATCGCCGAGGAGCGCGATGCCTGGCTCCTCAAGGAACTCGCTCCGCCGGCGGCGCGCTGA
- a CDS encoding aminotransferase class I/II-fold pyridoxal phosphate-dependent enzyme: MRYVRMPIEVESPEEYGYGKIRYNLSESSIADQKLSDLKVTFPDLTLLYGEHRGNGALRELIAAGSGGLSADDVLMTTGAAGALFIISTALLDAGDQLVVIRPNYATNLETPRAIGCDIRFFDLKFEEGFRIDPDRLAAAVTPRTKLISITCPHNPTGVMLTEAELRQLSDLAKQRGCYLLVDETYRDLSYDGVLPLAASLGEHVISVSSLSKAYGVPGIRVGWLITTNKRLQEVFLAAKEQISICGSILDEHVALTVLQNRQALLEPVLAEMRRRLAQVTHWMQGEDRLEWVRPAGGVVCFPRMRAEPPGGVAAFYARLLEKHGTYVGPGHWFEMPDTHFRLGYGWPTADELTSGLAAISKALRG; encoded by the coding sequence GTGCGCTACGTCCGAATGCCGATCGAGGTGGAATCACCCGAAGAGTACGGTTACGGCAAGATCCGCTACAACCTGTCCGAGAGCTCGATCGCGGACCAGAAGCTATCGGATCTGAAGGTCACGTTTCCGGACCTCACCCTTCTCTACGGCGAACATCGTGGCAACGGTGCGCTCCGCGAGCTGATTGCCGCGGGCAGCGGTGGCCTGAGCGCCGACGATGTCCTGATGACGACCGGGGCCGCGGGCGCGCTGTTCATCATCTCGACGGCGTTGCTCGACGCCGGAGACCAACTGGTCGTCATCCGACCGAACTACGCCACGAATCTCGAGACGCCGCGGGCGATCGGGTGCGACATCCGCTTCTTCGACCTGAAGTTCGAGGAGGGCTTTCGCATCGATCCCGACAGGCTGGCCGCGGCCGTGACGCCGCGGACGAAGCTCATCAGCATCACGTGCCCGCACAACCCGACCGGCGTCATGTTGACCGAGGCAGAACTTCGCCAGCTCTCCGACCTGGCGAAGCAGCGGGGCTGCTATCTGCTGGTCGACGAGACCTACCGTGACTTGTCGTACGACGGCGTGCTGCCGCTCGCGGCGTCGCTGGGCGAGCACGTGATCAGCGTGTCGTCACTCTCGAAGGCGTATGGTGTCCCCGGCATCCGAGTCGGCTGGCTGATCACCACGAACAAGCGCTTGCAGGAAGTCTTTCTCGCGGCCAAGGAACAGATCAGCATCTGCGGCAGCATTCTCGACGAGCACGTGGCGCTGACGGTGCTGCAGAACCGGCAGGCGCTCCTCGAGCCGGTGCTGGCGGAGATGCGCCGGCGCCTGGCTCAAGTCACACATTGGATGCAGGGGGAAGATCGGCTCGAGTGGGTGCGCCCCGCTGGAGGAGTGGTGTGCTTCCCTCGCATGCGCGCAGAGCCGCCGGGCGGTGTGGCCGCATTCTACGCGCGGCTGCTCGAGAAGCACGGCACGTACGTCGGTCCCGGGCACTGGTTCGAGATGCCCGACACGCACTTCCGCCTTGGCTACGGCTGGCCCACGGCCGACGAGCTCACCAGCGGCCTCGCCGCGATCTCGAAGGCGTTGCGCGGCTGA
- a CDS encoding VOC family protein: protein MAESKQAPVRAQPLIAVRDVKASSTWYKALLGVESSGDPDHPHRLFYDRLMSGDSLILQLHSWEDEDHPNLMGRDKAPVGHGVLLWFEVDDFDAAVERARKLRATVVEEPHVNPAPQHREMWLRDPDGYYVVLASRDGEAG from the coding sequence ATGGCTGAATCCAAACAAGCACCCGTGCGCGCTCAACCGCTGATCGCGGTGAGAGACGTGAAGGCCAGCAGCACCTGGTACAAGGCCCTGCTGGGCGTGGAGTCCTCCGGGGACCCGGATCATCCGCACCGGCTCTTCTATGACCGGCTGATGAGCGGGGATTCGCTCATCCTCCAGCTCCACAGCTGGGAGGACGAAGACCACCCCAACCTCATGGGCAGGGACAAAGCACCGGTTGGACATGGCGTCCTGTTGTGGTTCGAGGTGGACGACTTCGATGCGGCCGTGGAGCGAGCGCGGAAGCTGCGAGCGACGGTGGTCGAGGAGCCGCACGTGAACCCGGCGCCCCAGCACCGGGAGATGTGGCTCCGGGATCCAGACGGGTACTACGTCGTCCTGGCGAGCCGCGACGGGGAGGCGGGGTAG
- a CDS encoding carboxymuconolactone decarboxylase family protein yields the protein MKPRMNAFAVAPDALNLMVDFSKKVEALGLEPSLRELVKIRSSQLNGCAFCIHMHTRDARAHGETEERIYLLNGWRESPLYTDRERAALGWTEALTLVAQTHAPDEDYAALKPHFTEEEIVKLTLMIGVINTANRLVLGFRAVHPITPRGEAA from the coding sequence ATGAAGCCCCGGATGAATGCTTTCGCGGTCGCGCCGGACGCCCTCAATCTCATGGTGGATTTCAGCAAGAAGGTGGAGGCCCTGGGGCTGGAGCCGAGCCTCCGCGAGCTCGTCAAGATCCGCTCGTCCCAGCTCAATGGCTGCGCCTTCTGCATCCACATGCACACCCGCGACGCCCGCGCGCATGGGGAGACCGAGGAGCGCATCTACCTTCTAAACGGCTGGCGTGAGTCGCCGCTGTACACCGACCGCGAGCGGGCGGCCCTGGGCTGGACCGAGGCCCTGACACTCGTCGCCCAGACGCACGCACCCGACGAGGACTACGCCGCGCTCAAACCGCACTTCACCGAAGAGGAGATCGTGAAGCTGACCCTCATGATTGGCGTCATCAACACCGCGAACCGGCTCGTCCTCGGCTTCCGGGCCGTGCATCCGATAACCCCTCGCGGTGAAGCCGCCTGA
- a CDS encoding pyridoxamine 5'-phosphate oxidase family protein — protein MKTVNDVETLERLYGVPGKSSVLKEVDHLHPAYRPFIERSPFMVLATSGPGGLDASPRGDPAGFVVIEDTRTLLLPDRRGNNRMDSLRNILADPRVALLFFVPGVNETLRVNGRASIVIEPSMLERFTFDGKAPRSVLRITVETVYFQCSRALVRSRLWDPARHVTRAEFPSPGSILEALSPDDFDGDEYDRELPGRVKATLY, from the coding sequence ATGAAGACCGTGAACGATGTGGAGACGCTCGAACGCCTGTACGGGGTTCCCGGGAAGTCGTCCGTGCTCAAGGAGGTGGATCATCTCCACCCTGCATACCGGCCCTTCATCGAGCGATCGCCGTTCATGGTCCTCGCCACGTCCGGCCCTGGAGGGCTGGATGCATCGCCGCGAGGAGACCCCGCCGGGTTCGTGGTCATCGAGGACACGCGCACGCTGCTGCTGCCTGACCGCCGAGGCAACAACCGCATGGACTCGCTGCGGAACATCCTGGCGGATCCTCGCGTCGCGCTGTTGTTCTTCGTCCCGGGCGTGAACGAAACCCTGCGTGTCAACGGCCGGGCGAGCATCGTCATCGAGCCGTCCATGCTGGAGCGCTTCACCTTCGATGGGAAGGCGCCGCGCTCCGTGCTGCGCATCACTGTGGAGACGGTCTACTTCCAATGCAGCCGCGCGCTGGTCCGCTCCAGGCTTTGGGACCCAGCTCGGCACGTCACCCGCGCCGAGTTCCCAAGCCCCGGCTCCATCCTCGAGGCGCTGAGCCCGGATGACTTCGACGGCGACGAGTACGATCGCGAGCTGCCCGGCCGGGTGAAGGCGACGCTGTACTGA
- a CDS encoding DUF5953 family protein, translated as MATAARAIGSPAPARDAELLSRARRTESGGWVVQLTDAPLDLDNPAHLEALKRAYERFPEIGRRSAP; from the coding sequence TTGGCGACTGCCGCACGAGCCATCGGGTCCCCGGCTCCTGCTCGTGACGCCGAGCTGCTCTCGCGGGCGCGGCGCACGGAATCGGGCGGATGGGTCGTGCAGCTCACCGACGCGCCGCTCGATCTCGACAACCCCGCCCACCTGGAGGCGCTGAAGCGCGCCTACGAGCGCTTCCCGGAGATCGGCAGGCGCTCGGCGCCGTGA
- a CDS encoding imm11 family protein, whose protein sequence is MPKRFFRLADDVKFPNRWHLAMPRNTQGVKVDDYDFWRGTPVHIKSRLKIPIEIEGKPLDYTEAGLNIPVVHVRVASTFAGLAPEDVQLLPVDVEGQPDQYLILVATRLIRCIDEQASRIELWTHEDGVPHKVGQYASVRDMRIDKAKAGSALVLRCEGWSSPLIVSEEIKNALEGMGATGTRFEEV, encoded by the coding sequence ATGCCCAAGCGTTTCTTCAGACTGGCCGACGACGTGAAGTTCCCGAACCGTTGGCACTTGGCGATGCCCCGGAACACTCAGGGCGTCAAAGTGGACGATTACGATTTTTGGAGGGGAACGCCCGTCCATATCAAGAGCCGCTTGAAAATCCCCATCGAGATCGAGGGCAAGCCGCTGGACTACACAGAGGCTGGCCTCAACATCCCGGTGGTTCATGTCCGGGTCGCCTCCACGTTCGCGGGGTTGGCCCCGGAGGACGTGCAACTGCTCCCCGTGGATGTGGAGGGCCAACCGGATCAGTACCTCATCCTCGTGGCCACACGCCTCATCCGATGTATCGACGAACAGGCGTCCCGGATCGAACTCTGGACGCATGAGGACGGAGTGCCTCACAAGGTCGGTCAGTATGCCTCCGTGCGTGACATGCGCATCGACAAGGCCAAGGCGGGAAGCGCCCTGGTGTTGCGGTGCGAGGGTTGGAGCAGCCCGCTGATCGTCTCCGAGGAAATCAAGAATGCCTTAGAGGGCATGGGCGCCACAGGCACAAGGTTCGAGGAGGTCTAG
- a CDS encoding AHH domain-containing protein: protein MGLRRIPWRKISALALAFLVGCSSVPRVSHVEDDTGQGKAVVHIPRTVDLQPVVVDPAEFQQAMRRLAHEVRLSGTPRQTAEKMFQMDPQFGNYLYLREDKKLVPMSPGESWDGTLTQDDLETAERYRVWCQRVHSFYGDCLGGALVGGRYLDRHGRYIWALALSKGPVIDEMEKALGEMVEVRALINTVLWTLGSMLLIMAINPVAPALVAVVGVGLILYVGVDTLLNLVNGWLQLMDEVKVATTFEQIREAGERFGRLLGREAARACAMLLMAAIGSTAKLFAAKVPTLPGSAQVAVQAEGTAKISLSALGVVEEIALSAESASVTVAATAMTMGASGSGSTSPCIETHHIATICNEKSTVRGGPWTPRFRDIFAKAGMSMEDPANKLPLPGHYGPHPERYHQLILDELLEATAACRSVVDCRAALTARLRKLAKQIATPETELNQLVTQAKQR, encoded by the coding sequence ATGGGTCTGAGGCGAATTCCGTGGAGAAAGATCAGCGCACTTGCCCTCGCGTTCCTCGTGGGATGCAGCAGCGTCCCGAGGGTCTCCCACGTGGAGGACGACACAGGTCAGGGCAAAGCCGTCGTCCACATTCCCCGCACGGTGGACCTGCAACCCGTCGTGGTGGACCCAGCGGAGTTCCAGCAGGCCATGAGGCGACTGGCGCACGAGGTGCGGCTGTCAGGCACGCCACGTCAGACGGCCGAGAAGATGTTTCAGATGGACCCGCAGTTCGGCAACTACCTCTACCTGCGAGAGGACAAGAAGCTGGTGCCGATGAGTCCGGGCGAGTCCTGGGACGGCACGTTGACGCAAGACGATCTGGAGACAGCCGAGCGCTACCGGGTCTGGTGCCAGCGCGTTCACAGCTTCTACGGCGACTGTCTCGGGGGCGCACTGGTGGGTGGACGCTACCTGGACAGGCACGGCCGCTACATCTGGGCGCTGGCCCTGAGCAAGGGCCCGGTAATCGACGAGATGGAGAAAGCGCTGGGAGAGATGGTGGAAGTCCGCGCACTCATCAACACGGTCTTGTGGACGTTGGGTTCCATGCTGCTGATCATGGCGATCAACCCGGTGGCTCCGGCGCTGGTGGCGGTGGTCGGCGTGGGACTGATTCTGTATGTCGGCGTTGACACGCTCCTCAACCTCGTGAACGGCTGGCTCCAGTTGATGGACGAGGTGAAGGTGGCGACCACCTTCGAGCAGATCCGCGAGGCGGGCGAGCGCTTCGGGAGACTCCTCGGGCGAGAGGCAGCGCGCGCATGCGCCATGCTGCTGATGGCGGCCATTGGCTCGACGGCGAAACTGTTCGCGGCGAAGGTGCCGACGCTGCCCGGCTCGGCCCAGGTCGCCGTGCAGGCCGAGGGCACAGCAAAAATCTCGCTGTCCGCGTTGGGCGTGGTGGAGGAAATCGCGCTCAGCGCCGAGAGCGCGAGCGTGACGGTGGCCGCCACCGCAATGACGATGGGGGCGAGTGGCAGTGGCAGCACGAGCCCTTGCATCGAGACGCACCACATCGCCACCATCTGCAACGAGAAGTCCACCGTGCGCGGGGGCCCGTGGACACCGAGGTTCCGAGACATCTTCGCCAAGGCGGGAATGTCGATGGAGGATCCGGCGAACAAGCTGCCTCTGCCCGGGCACTACGGACCACACCCCGAGCGGTATCATCAGCTCATCTTGGACGAACTCCTCGAAGCCACGGCGGCCTGTCGCAGCGTCGTGGACTGCCGGGCGGCGTTGACGGCCCGACTCCGGAAACTGGCCAAGCAGATCGCCACCCCGGAAACTGAACTGAACCAACTCGTCACTCAAGCCAAGCAGCGATAA